A stretch of Lathyrus oleraceus cultivar Zhongwan6 chromosome 6, CAAS_Psat_ZW6_1.0, whole genome shotgun sequence DNA encodes these proteins:
- the LOC127092704 gene encoding GDP-fucose transporter 1-like gives MSSSTKPPHYATSGLVIGYALCSSLLAIINKYAIIQFNYPGLLTALQYLTSALGVYLFGKLGFLHHDPFTIPIAKKFFPAALVFFLAIFTNTNLLRHANVDTFIVFRSLTPLLVALADTAFRGQPSPSNLTFFSLVVILAGAVGYVATDSGFTLTAYSWAFAYLVTITTEMVYIKHMVMSLGLNTWGFVLYNNVLSLMIAPFFWFLTGENFEVSNAINSSTGSLFEMNAFLAVSLSCVFGLLISFFGFAARKAVSATAFTVTGVVNKFLTVAINVTIWDKHASPAGLVCLLFTIIGGVLYQQSVTGNCSMLSV, from the coding sequence ATGTCATCATCAACCAAGCCACCGCACTACGCCACAAGCGGTTTGGTGATAGGTTACGCTCTCTGTTCAAGCTTGTTAGCGATAATCAACAAATACGCCATCATTCAATTCAACTACCCTGGTCTCTTAACCGCTTTACAGTACCTCACTTCAGCTCTCGGCGTTTACCTTTTCGGAAAATTAGGGTTTCTTCATCACGATCCTTTCACCATTCCGATCGCCAAGAAATTCTTCCCTGCCGCACTCGTTTTCTTCCTCGCTATCTTCACCAACACGAATCTACTCCGTCACGCTAACGTTGATACCTTCATTGTTTTCAGATCTCTTACCCCTCTTCTTGTTGCTCTCGCTGATACCGCTTTTCGAGGTCAACCTTCGCCTTCTAACCTTACTTTTTTCTCGCTTGTTGTTATTCTTGCTGGTGCCGTTGGTTATGTTGCTACCGATTCGGGTTTTACTCTTACCGCTTATTCATGGGCTTTTGCTTATTTGGTTACGATTACTACTGAGATGGTTTATATCAAGCATATGGTTATGAGTCTTGGGTTGAATACTTGGGGTTTTGTTCTTTATAACAATGTCTTGTCTTTAATGATTGCTCCTTTCTTTTGGTTTCTAACTGGAGAGAATTTTGAGGTTTCGAATGCGATTAATTCGAGTACCGGGAGTTTGTTTGAGATGAATGCGTTTCTTGCGGTTTCTTTGTCTTGTGTGTTTGGTTTGCTTATTAGTTTCTTTGGATTTGCTGCGAGAAAAGCGGTTTCGGCTACTGCTTTTACGGTTACTGGGGTTGTGAATAAGTTTCTCACGGTGGCTATTAATGTGACGATTTGGGATAAGCATGCTAGTCCTGCTGGTCTGGTTTGTTTGCTTTTTACTATAATTGGGGGAGTTCTTTATCAGCAATCGGTTACTGGGAATTGTTCAATGCTATCAGTATGA